In Danio aesculapii chromosome 17, fDanAes4.1, whole genome shotgun sequence, the sequence CATTTGTGTACATTACAGTTTGTGGTTATATATTCTGAGATTTTagaccatatttatttatttatttatttatttgttaacctATTGTTGCTGTCTTATTCTATTAAGATTTTCAttgtaaaacttaaataaaatttaagacTAAAAAAATTCATTTGTTAGGTTTTCAACTCCTGTACTCTATAAAGTCATTCTGCAATATTTCctccaatttttatttatttattttattagtattttttttaaattgggtgcagaaatagctaaataaattatGTCTGGCTTTACTTTAGTGAGTACCATCTTGTGACATTTGCAcctaaattaaattgtaaacctTTATATTCCATCAGTATttagttcttaattgttttatttttgctgaaGTTTATTTTGATagattgtttgtttgtatttggaTATTTCAATGTTCAATGTTTAACAAGTATCTGCCATGTATAGCCAGTGATGCTGGGTATGACAATAACTATAAagtcacattttataaatataaacactcTTGTGACATTAATCAGTCTGTGTAGAGTGTGTGACTGTTAATATGTTCTGCAGGACTGGAATGCTGTGCTGCTCAGGTACTTCAATCCCATTGGCGCTCACATCTCAGGTCAGATTGGGGAAGATCCACAGGGAATCCCAAACAACCTTCTGCCTTATGTTGCCCAGGTAAACACCAAAGTGAAgttttttgagggtttttttttcttattttttgacACCTACATCGGTGTAGACGGACATTAGAAAACATTCTCATTGCTATAACTTTCAGTACTTTAGTTTTTTCAGTCTCTTTTGCTATGTGCATCTATAGTCGCTGTAGTTTGCATGCATTAtgatatgtttatgttttttattgtgcTTTTCTTTGATTATCTTATAAATCGATGCCCCAGAACACAGTCACCATTAAATTACTTCTTGTTGTAATGAACtttctcgtgtgtgtgtgtgtgtgtgtgtgtgtgtgtgtgtgtgtgtgtgtgtgtgtgtgtgtgtgtgtgtgtgtgtgtgtgtgtgtgtgtgtgtgtgtgtgtgtggtgtgtggtgtgtgtgtgtgtgtgtgtgtgtgtggtgtgtgtgcgtgtgtgcgtgtgtgtgtgtgtgtgtgtgtgataggtTGCCATTGGCAGACGAAAACATCTGAATGTGTTTGGAAATGACTACAGCACACCCGATGGGACAGGTGAGGTTGGGGGCATCAGTTGTTTTTCTAGTTTGATTTTTATTGTTATgtcctcctttctttctttctttctttctttctttctttttttttttttgtgtactacAAATAAAACTTGTGATCTGTGTTTTATGAAtggaaaaaaacttaaataaaacatgaatgataaatgaagaactaaacataaaaactaaaaataagttattttaaaatgtttatcaaTGCTataaaatatgtcaataaaattaaatggaaagctttaaattacatctaaGTATTAAAGAACTTTTAATGACAAGGATATAAAATTACTAAAACATATAGTTTAATGTTAATAGGAATATTGCAAAATAGTAAAAAATGCATAGATTTATTAAAACACTtcctaataattcattcattcgcaTTTTGGTGGCCTAAAAATGGAAACTTCCAAAAAAACGGACTTTCTTTtacattcattcctttattttcttttcagcttagtccctttattaatcttgggtagccacagcagaatgaaccgccaacttatccagcatatgttttacgcaacggatgcccttccagctgcaaccaatcactaggaaacattcatacacactcattcacacacatgcactacaaacaatttagcctacccaattcatttttcgaaaccggagcacccggaggaaacccatgcgaacatggggagaacatgcaaactccacacagaagtgccaactgacccagctgaggctcgaaccagcgaccttcttgctgtgagatgaacgtgctgcccactgcaccaccgaGCTGCcacttcataataataaaatgaaaaaaaaatcactgtaaaagtatcaattatgtttaaattaaattgtatatcAATTCGTTTAAGGCTGCCTACATTCACCTGTATAATTATGTGGTATCAGATTGTGACACGTTTTTTAATATATCAAGTCTCTAAGcctaaaattaaaagtaatattttatttttattttgtccattttgAAGTGAAATTTTGTTTAATTCCATTTTCCCCcagtttattttactttagtGCTCATACATTTCTTTGAATTAATTTTTGGTCAGAAAAGCAcactgatatatatttttttcttctgggcaGGTGTGAGAGATTACATCCATGTTGTTGACTTGGCTAAAGGTCACATTGCTGCGGTCAGAAAACTGAAGGACAGCTGTGGGTGTAAAGTACGACATTTTCTCTTCATTTATGTGCTTCATTATTCACATCATTTCCTCCATCAGGCTTACCTCTctgtgctgtatgtgtgtgtgtaggtttatAACCTGGGCACGGGCACTGGCTACTCAGTGCTGCAGATGGTCAGTGCCATGGAAAAAGCTTCAGGTCGAAAGGTGAGAGCTGAAGCTGGTGTCGTCCACAGTCTGAGTTCACCTTTATGACGTTTATACTTGCATCTGTGTTTTGGATTTcctttaattgtaatatttttttgttctggTCTCAGATTGCGTATCAGATTGCCCCACGCCGGAGCGGTGATGTGGCCTCCTGCTATGCAGATCCCAGTCTGGCAGAGAAAGAGCTGGGCTGGAAGGCTGAGTATGACCTGGAGAGGATGTGTAGGTGTCAAGTCAAATCGAGACGCTCGGCACCAAACCACTTTCTTTATGATGTCAATATTCAGtctaatggaaagaaaacatacaaaatacacatttaagtgtttaatttaatttacataattatttataatacatatttcaGGCCATTTGTCATGAAATtcaacgtttacatggacacctataattcgattttaatacgattaagacattACTCTGATTAAGAGAATACTCTGATCAATACCATgagttttgattaatttaatacgattaaggtcataatggaactaaagagaaatcagaTTAGGACACGTGGAgtatggcttttgttttgtttttttaatagttgcttattgaagtgcagtacagacatgtaaacaccgcaatcaaactattaccatcatgtaggatttttcaCTGCAATTTGCGATAGGacagtctacacacacacacacggctgcttgacactattttctgcacctaccgagtcagtaaaggaccacagacacatacacggcaaaatgcagaggtttttttttcttcccataTGGCGTGCGAtatcaaattcaattaaaacaacactcttccagcagttcatactctcatccaatattttatttgtcatgggggcatgcatgaaatattcctgaatgaaagttaaagtgccaaactacagttaaagttgacaaaaatGAAACTACATCCAAATTACATGAAGCATTTACATGAgtaaatgtggatagcgtggtggaTACAATGACGTtaaatcgaattatgtgctaaaacatgtaaaatggaatcatgaaaggaacattcaaaaagcaacgcatgtccatgtaaacgtaatcaCTTCTGTAtatacacaccaaactttacagttttatttatatctgtttttgaAGATTTTTACCGACAGATATATGCATACATAATTTTACAGTCTTATTTTCAGAATTATACAGCAATAAAAAGAGATTCCCAAAATCCCCGCCTTAAAAACCTATGAAACAAAAAGTAGACTCTGGTGTGTAAAAATACATTAACTGAACAAGAATTGTAAGAATTTCATCAATGTTCACGTTTTTGTGCTACAAATCAAGGGTGTAAATTTGGCATTGATGGAAGGGATGTGTCCCCACAAATATCcagcaattactgaaatgtccacaccaataatttaatcaccTTCAAAATTAAACAAAGCTTCATCAACCCTTAAtaacctagacatgcagaaagggttaaatcacattCTCTTCCTGGGTCCTTCCTCCCATAAAACACACAAGGAGAGTGTGATTGGCTGGGCCTATTTTTGCTGTTAATGACAGCTGTAATTACATTTGAATGTGAGAAGCACCAAAACAAGGATTTTTTTCTAGTCCTCCTTCACTGTACAAGACGTGGACATAAGTAGCAACTTTTCAAAGAGTCAAGTTTTTAAAGTCAAGTTCACTAGGAGtttaccataataataataaccaaggctgtgcaattaatcgaaattcagttttgattttggctttcatgattatgaaaaataataatctgGATAAAATGGTTAAATTGCATTACGTGCCTCACTATATTTCTCTACATTCGTACCTCCTCAAAGCCagattgcagtaaaatcatgtaaattgacctTTGCAGTATGGGATGtgtttcattaattgttattagtgttattaagTGTTTAAAGacctttattcatgtttttaaaagcatgaaagaGAATCTGTGCTGTACTATGCATGCGCTAAAGGGATTTATgtcccaccaatgtcaagagcaaatctacacccttgctatcaatatttgcattttaacacatttaatgaaATGGGGGTGTATTTAAATCTAACATTTGAGAAAACTTAGTAATACAAAAAATGTTTGCCATTCTTAACCCTTTATCAGACTTCTCTGATAttgattacagtatttttttcaaaagtcttgtaataatcAATCAGTATTTTAATGAgtgccctataaagggttaaTGAATCAACTGGGATAGTTTGGCTTCTCTTACCCTGTTCACCTTCAGCGTGTCATCTTAATTTTTCCATGTGCATAAACAGATGAGAGTGTAATGGGCTGTGAAGTACTGCAGCTTTCGATTAATCCGACTGTTTCATCTCATCACACAGGTGAGGATCTGTGGCGCTGGCAATCCCAGAATCCCACAGGATTCAGTAATGGAACACCTTGAAGCTGGATGAATGTAGACCAATTCTAATGGGATAAAGGGAATTGCACCTATGACAAAAAAATGAAGCCAAAGTGGGACATTGAagtctttcatttttattaattggaTGTAAAATCCTCTATCAGAAAACTTGAAGCTAAACAAATTATTCCATCTGATTCAAcgtctttctctttttcttcttgAATGTGCACTGTTATTATGTCATCTCACttttattaaaacacactgaatggATTATTTGCAATGCAGAGTTTTTTATACTTCCTTATCAGtgtgaaataataaaaactattgcATTTGTTTAGAAAGAAATTCTGCtgggttttttgttgttgttgatgggGGCCAACGTTTTCACGTTTTTGTAGCCTTgcttataaatgtgttttatatgagttacatttatattcatttatatgtaaatattagaAGAAATTGTGTTAATGTTTTAGTAAACTTGGTAGAAATGTTTGGAGAAAAAGCATTACAAATGCAAAAGATTGAATTACTGaaatagaaaatacaattaaattaaataattaacattttatttagatcaatggtctcaaactcaattcctggagggccacagctctgcagattttagttccaaccaccaccaactcacacctgcttaatagtctctagtagtcttgaacaccttgatttgttgtatcaggtgtgtttgattagggttggagcaaaactgtgcgctgcagccctccaggaattgagttagaGACCCATGATTTAGGTAAACATTAggctaatataaaaaaatacagatttgattaaaagtaatcaaattaatataaatcatataaaatgtGGCTGAATTATTGCAATATGACAAATAAATGCCAATGCgattataaaaagaaaattacattattaaaataagtaaataaataaaactgtaggCCGGCCTATATGAgaatatttctttacatttttagaatataaaattttaaatttgtaaaataaaaagggtcatcatattaaaaaaaattatagcttttaCTATTTACTGTAGTGGTCCTCACACAGCATTATTATATTGGGTCTGAGGCGTTTAAAAGATTGTTAAAACCCTGCACTATTAGAGACAACCGGGTCAACACAGTGCAGAAAAGCACCATAA encodes:
- the gale gene encoding UDP-glucose 4-epimerase isoform X2; protein product: MRQKILVTGGGGYIGSHCVVELIEAGFHPVVIDNFSNAVREGDVPESLRRIEKFRDTQIEFHELDLLDKPGLEKIFKMHSFYAVMHFAGLKAVGESVEQPLRYYRVNLTGTINLLEVMQSHGVRNLVFSSSATVYGDPQKLPIDEQHPVGGCTNPYGKTKYFIEEMIRDQCTAEKDWNAVLLRYFNPIGAHISGQIGEDPQGIPNNLLPYVAQVAIGRRKHLNVFGNDYSTPDGTGVRDYIHVVDLAKGHIAAVRKLKDSCGCKVYNLGTGTGYSVLQMVSAMEKASGRKIAYQIAPRRSGDVASCYADPSLAEKELGWKAEYDLERMCEDLWRWQSQNPTGFSNGTP